CCTCAAATTACTCCCCTCTGTATAAGTATACCGTTGTAGTGGCTCAGGATGGTAAAGATTATTTTCAGCTTGGCAGGGTTCCCCGTCTTCTGGACCGCCTGCAGGCTGAAGAAAAAATAGAAAACATGATCTTTATTGGAGTGCCTTATCAGAATGTTAAGGACCGTTATGAAAAATATCATCCGGAAGGTACTCAGCATGAAGCATACATCCGGTTTCTTGCAAGAGAGCTGACTCCATATATTGATGAGCATTTCCCTACGTATCAGATGGGACTCGGCAGAGCCTTAATAGGAGATTCGCTGGCCGGAACAGTGTCATTTATGACAGCCTTAAAATATCCGAATACATTTGGCAGGGTCATTATGCAATCACCTCTTGTGAACAATCAGGTTCTGGAAGCCGCTTCAGACTTTAAAGATAAACATCTGATTAATTTCTACCATATTATCGGCAAACAGGAAACTTCCGTTAAAACAACGAGGGGTTCTGAAGAAGACTTTCTGACACCTAATAGAAAGCTTCACGAGCTGATGAGTGAAAAAGGATGTACTGTATTTTATGATGAATTTGATGGAGGACACACCTGGAAGTACTGGCAACCGGATCTTGAGAGGGTAATGGAAGTCATGTTCAGGAAAACGAACTATTAAACGCAGATTAACCGGAGAATGATGGCGTTTATGATTCTGGTGATTAAACAGCGTAAGTGCTGATTTTTTTGCTATAATAATACTGATGATGACAGATCTGACTAAGGAGGCTGAAAAAATGAAATTTGGAATTGCTGTATTCCCTTCAAAAAAATTACAGGACCTTGCTAATTCTTATAGAAAGCGTTACGATCCGCATTACTCGCTTATTCCGCCTCACCTGACCTTGAAAAACCCATTCGAGGCATCCGAGGAAGAAATTAATGAAATAGCACAAAAGCTTTCCGAAACAGCTAAGAAAACACGTCCTTTTACACTTAGAGCCTATAAAATCAGTTCCTTCCAACCCGTTAATAACGTAATTTATTTTAAAGTGGATGCTACACCGGAACTTTTACAGCTTCATGAGGAGCTCCATACTGAAGATCTTGGCGGAAAGCCTGAATATGCTTTTGTTCCGCATATTACCATTGCACAAAAGCTTTCTAATGACGAACACTCTGATGTATACGGCTCTCTCCGGATGGCTGGTGTGGATCACGAAGAAACAGTGGACCGTTTTCATTTGTTATACCAGCTTGAAAATGGATCCTGGACCGTATATGAAACTTACCGTCTTGGTGGTGCTGAAGTCTGATGATTGTAAAGGTAGCCGAAACAGAACAGGAAAAACAGCATGCGTTTGCTGTCAGAAAAAAAGTATTTGTTGAAGAGCAGCAGGTTCCGGAGGAAGAAGAAATCGATCAATTCGATCAAACTGCCACACATTTTGTCCTGTATGATGAAAACCTTCCTGCTGGAGCAGGAAGGTTCCGGGTAAAGGATGGGAAAGGAAAAATCGAGCGTGTCTGCATTTTATCTGAATACCGGGGAAAGAATGCCGGTGTAATCGTGATGAATGCTATGGAACTCTATGCAAGAGAACGAACCGTGCTGTCCCTTATTCTTAATGCTCAGACTCATGCTGTAGGATTTTATGAGAAGCTTGGCTATTCAGTTACTTCCGAAGAGTTTCTGGATGCGGGAATCCCTCATGTTTCAATGGAGAAAAGTCTTTGATAGTTTCATACAGCTTGAAAGCCCTTTGCAGATACGCAAAGGGCTTTTCTTATTAGATGGATTCATTGAAGTGTTGGCCTTTTCCAGTGTATTTCGGAATTAAGTGAGGTGGAATCGGTGCGGAATGATATAGTGGCAGTTCTTTTCTTCTGGTCATTTCTTCTGACTGTTCTGATCTGTTCATTTGTCTTTCGAGCTGGTCTTCAAAATCCCTGTTCGCTCTTCTGTAGGGCTGTACTCTGTATACAGGCGTTAACTGGTATGGATCGTAATCCTTCATGTTGACCCTTTCAGCATACTGCTGATACTGATAATTGTTAACCGGTGCGATATAACCCATTCTTCTCACCCCCTGTTTAGTAATAATATTACCGTTAAAAATATCCTTCAAACTTGATAATACATATTACGGGAGTAAAGGTTTTTTTCTGTGGGTTATTTTTTATTCATCATATTTGATAACGTATTAAAATCAATTGATTTTCCTTTTGCAGTAATCGTTTGAACAATTTTGTCTTCCATATCCTTTGCAACGGGTTTATTTGCCGCTTCTGATACCTGGCGAATCAGTTTTCTTACGGTTTTTTCATCACGGAAATCCGCGTTTTGAAACGCATTTGCAAGAGCAAACATTTTTTCCATACTAACGCCTGTTTTATTCTCCATTTTTTTAAAAAAAGCATCGTTCATAAGGGGTTCCTCCTTTAATCTTATCTGATATTCAAAGGATAAAAAGCGGAATCGTCAAACCCGATTCCGCCTAGTTCTCTTAAACGAAGCTCGCACCAACAATAATTAGCAGAATAAATAAAACCACAATCAGGATAAATGTTGAATATCCTCCACCGTAGCCATATCCACAGCCGCCATAACCATATCCGTAGCCCATCTCCTCACCTCCCTGCTATCTACATCATATGTAGCAGGAGTAAAGAAGAGTGGGCACTTTTACTTTGCTCTCGGTTTAAACACAAGTGCACCAATAAAACCAAAAATAATAGCTGCTGATATACCCGAGCTGGTAACTTCAAACATTCCGGTCATCACACCGATAATGCCATGCTTTTCCGCTTCAGCCATTGCACCGTGAAGCAGGGCATTGCCAAATGAAGTGATCGGAACAGTTGCCCCTGCTCCCGCAAAATCGATTAAAGGTTCATAAAGGCCAAACGCCTCTAATAAAGCTCCCGCAACGACTAATGTACTCAGTGTATGGGCAGGTGTCAGTTTAAAGGCATCCATCATAATCTGGCCAATTACACATATAAATCCTCCTACAATAAATGCCCACAAAAACATCATCCACATCAGGAAACGCCCCCCCTCTCGCCTGTAATGGCAACCGCATGCGCTATACACGGAATCGTTTCTTTTTGCTGAAAGCTCAGTGGGGATAAAAGTGCCCCTGTGGCAACTGACAATATTCTCTTGATATGTCCTGCTTTTAATTCATTCAGAAAGTGGCCATAAATCATCAGTGCTGAACACGCTGGACCACTGGCTCCTGCAAGAACTTCCGGACGATCTCCATAAATCATTCTTCCGCAATCAAGAAACTTTTCCTCCGGAATGCATACTCCCCGTTCATTCAGGATATCCATCGTGATTCCATGGCCAATCTCTGCAAGATCACCTGTAATGATGTAGTCGTAGTCCTCAACCGTATCCCCGGACTGATTAAAGTGCCGTTCAATCACATCTGCAGCAGCAAGTGACATGGCAGCTCCCATATTAAATGGATCTGATACATTAATATCCCTGACCCGTCCAATCGTTGCTTTTTCGATATAAGCCAGTGCTCCCCGACCTGCCTCTTTACCAACAAGTACGACGCCAGCTCCTGTAACCGTCCATTGTGCAGTTGGCGGTTTCTGACCTCCGTACTCTGTTGGATAACGAAACTGTTTTTCAACGGCAGCATTATGGCTTGATGCACCCGTCAGCACTTTTTCACAATATCCTCCATCAATTAATGCAGCTGATAGTGCGAGTCCCTGCATGGACGTTGCACATGCACTGAATAGCCCAAGATATGGAATATCGAATTGTCTGGCAGCGAATCCTGATGGAGTAAGCTGATTAATTAAATCCCCCATTAATAAAGCATCCACATCTGATTCAGCAGTCAGCCCTTTTTCTAAAGTAACTTTGATGGATTTTTCAATCAGACTTCTCTGAGCTTTTTCGAAGCTTTTCTCCTCATCATACAGATCATCTGAAAAGTAATCGAAATACTGCGCAAAAGGGCTTTCCTTTTCAAACGGACCTGCAGAAATACCGGCGGATAAGATCGCAGGCTTAGATGTAAATATCCATGTTTTTGTCATGAGATGAACCCCCATTGAATCAGGAGGGTTTTAATTAGCGCTAAAAAGAAAGCTGAAACAACGCCAAATACAATTACTGAGCCAGCAAGCTTAAAAATGTTTCCACCAACCCCAAGCACGAGCCCTTCACTCCGGTGCTCAATAGCAGCACTTACTACTGCATTTCCGAACCCTGTAACCGGAACGGCACTTCCCGCTCCTGCAAATTGACCTAATTTGTTATATAATCCAAATCCGGTCAGAAGCATTGATAGAAAAACCATAATTGAAACGGTTGGATTGCCCGCTGTCTGTTCAGTAAATGGAAAATAAATAATAAGCAGTACTGTGATCAGTTGACCAATTGTACAAATAAGTCCACCGATAACAAAAGCCTTGATGCAGTTTTTAAGTATGGGTCTTTTTTTATCATGCCGGTCTGTTTCAGACTTAAAAAGCGGTTTATTCTGTTGACTCATCGTTATGCAGCTCCCTATGTCAGCTCTTTCTTCAGAGAAATGATTTTTTTCATCTCACTTAAAGCCTCTTTTTCACTCATATTTTTTTCTGACCACTTTTCAAAAAGCTGAAAAGATTCAAGGAAAATTTTATAATCACTCGACAGTGTAATTTCATGATCAGGGTATTGATCTTTCAGCCAGGCCTCAAGATCTTTTTCGATCCCTTTCATATCAAAACGGTATAAGTGCTTCACTTTATAGCTGATCAAAAGGGAAGAATCCGCCGCAATGACAACCGTATCATATAATTCTTTTGTACTCTCCAGCCGTTCACCAATTTGTTTAATGGTCTCCTCCTGTGAAGAATGAATGACTGCATGAGAAGCTCCTTTTTCTTCAAACAAAACACATCCGGATAATATAGAACTAATCATCATGACGATTATTAGACTTTTTTTCATACCATCGCCTCTTTATCATTTGAATAGCTTTAGTTTGCATCACAATCGAACTTTTCATGCCCAATTTTTAAAATAACGGCGAATGACCACTCCATGTTATTCAGAAATGAATAACGTATAGAGAATCCAATAAAAGGAGGAGAAAAAATGGGTTGCTGTGGTAAGAATAATGATGTAGCCGGTGAGCGCTTTGATCGCAATTGTGTATGTGAAGTTGTTCGCGCGATTAAGGACATCCAGGATAACGCAGTTGATGTAGAATGCCAGCCTTGTTTAACAAACTGTTTTCTTGAGCCGCTGGGTGATCTTGTTGCCCCGTCAAGACGCCGTCGTGCAGACACGCGTGTATTTGTCTTAAAAACGAAGGATGGTTCACCATTCCACGCGTTTTACAGAGATGGAGACCGTTACGATCATGACTGTATCTCTGTGTTTTTCAGAGTGGAAAGTATTTTCGATGGCTGCTGTGCGACTTTACGAGTGCTTGAGCCGAAGGATAAGGAAGGGAAAGAAGTGGACCTTCTGAATGAGTGCGGAACGAAAATCAAGCTTGGAAAGTTATGTAAGGTTTATGATTTCGAATCAACTGACAGCTGTATTACGGTTGATTTGAGCTGCTTCTGCGCAGTGCAGTGTATCAAGGACGTATATCTCGGTATTTGCGACTAACGAAGGGAACTCCCTGATCTTTCTAAAAAAACCGGAATCCTTTTGGATTTCGGTTTTTTCAATTTTGTTGATATGTAAACCGGGCCGGATTCCCCCTTCGCTTTCCACGGCCGGGCGGTGAACCCCTTGTGCTTCGCACAATGGTTTCACCTGTCCCTTCACTGCCGTAGGAGTCTTCGGGGTAATCCGGCCCTCTGAATATCAGTTACCTTTCAAAATTAAACGTCATGACAACTAAGACAAAACGCAACAAAAAGTTTTTTATAAAAAAAGTATCACAGCTGATTATTGAATCATGATAGCTTGAAGATCCTTCTTTTTATATTCGGAGACATCTCCTGAGAGTGTTTTGATTTCGAATAGTTCTCCTTTTATTGAATGAAGATAGCCGTTTACTGGTTCTCCTTCGTTGAAAGTAAAAATACAGCTGTAAGGTGCTCTTCTTCCCGCGAAGGAATGAAGGTAATCCATTTTTTCTGTCAGTGTCATTTTGCGAAACGGTTTTAATTCTGTAAAGAAGGGAAGTGCTTTTGCCTTTGTTTCTTTTTTCTCGGCAACGGGCTCTTCAAACGGCTTTTTATGTTCAGGTTCTTTTTCTACAAATTCAAGTGGAGGTAATGGAACTTTCTTTTTTGGGACGGGCTTTTGCACGTCTGCTGATGACTGATAAACGTGCTGCATCACCGGCTTTACTGACTTGAAATCAGGCTGATTTACATACAGCAACGGTTTTCCTGATTGACTCTTCTGATCCATCAAGATCCCTCCTTGTATGGTACACGATATGCAGATTTTCAGAAATCTATTCAGCCCTTCAATTACCGACCCATTTTTTTTAAAAAAGCCGCCTGACACGATGGGTCAGACAGCTTTTGATTATCCTACGATATGATAGCCGGAGTCCACATGAAGATTTTCTCCCGTTAATCCTCTTGAGTAATCGCTGAACAAAAATGCAGCAGTATCCCCAACTTCTTCCGGAGTCGTGTTTCTTCTAAGCGGTGCTTTTTCTTCAATTTCTTTTAGAATTGAATTAAAATCGCTGATTCCTTTTGCAGAAAGTGTACGGATCGGACCGGCTGAAATCGAGTTAACACGGATCTGGTCTTTACCAAGATCTCCAGCAAGATAACGGACACTTGCTTCAAGAGATGCTTTTGCCACACCCATTACATTGTAATTTGGAAGGATGCGCTCTCCCCCAAGATAAGTAAGTGTAACAATACTTCCACCTTCAGTCATTAACGGACGTGCTTCTTTTGCAACAGCTGTCAGTGAATAGGAGCTGATGTTGTGCGCAAGTAAGAAGTTGTCACGGTTCGTGCTTAAGTATTCACCCTGAAGATCCTCTTTTTCAGCGAAAGCAATACAGTGAGCGAATCCGTGGATCACGCCTGCTTTTTCTTTAATAATGTTAAAGCATTCCTTAATTTCTTCATCATTTGTGATGTCACAAGGAAGAATCAGCTCGTGGTTTCCTTCAAGCGTGCTGACAAGATCGCGAACAGGTTTTTCAAATCTTTCCCCTGCATATGTAAAAATCAGATTGGCTCCTGCCTGATCAAGTGACTTAGCGATGCCCCATGCAATGCTGCGCTTATTTGCCACACCCATGACGACGATCGTTTTTCCTTTTAATGATAAGCTCATTGTTGGCCTCCTGTTTTAGAACAAGTTATTAGTACCTGATACTAATTTAGCATATTCATGATGATTTTATCAATGATATGTATTTATTTTTTGAATCGGCGCTTGTAACTTTCTTGGATCATCAACCCTATTTTAAAAAATATTAAATTAGAAACCGGGCCTGGTCGCATCCTACGCTTTCCGTGGCCGGGCGGTGAACCCGTCTGCGCTTCGCACAGTCGGTTTCACCTGTCCCTTTCCGCCACAGGAGTCTTCGGATGCGACCAGGCCCTTAAATTTGTGAACTTCCATTCCGTATTAAATAAAATATTCAAAATAATTAAGGTGAAAAATCCCATTTAATTACTGAGAATCCCATATACTTCTCTCAAAGGTTCCTCTTTTCCTATCAGCCTAAGGATCTCCGGGCACATTTATTCATGTGAAAATAACACGAATTTTTATTTTATATAAATCAAACTTCTTCACATAAAGGACCAGCCACACCCGGAGACTCCTGCGGCGGAGGAGCGACAGGTGAGACAGCGTAGGGTGTGGCTGGTCCGTTTTCTTTATTTATAAATGCTTCTCTAAAGTGATTTATTACAACTTATAAATAACTCATAAACGAAGTTGCGATTCCGAAGTAAATGAGAATACTGATAATATCGTTAATTGTTGTGATAAATGGGCCGGATGCAACGGCCGGATCGATGTTGAAACGGTGCATGACGAGTGGGACGAGTGATCCCGCAAGTGTTGCTACGATCAGTGAGGCGAAGATTGATATGCCGACCAGGACACCAAGAAATAGTGAATCCTGCCAGACGTAGACGATGCCGATTACGATGACACCACAGATGCTGCCTGTAATGAAGCCTGTTCCTGCTTCTCTTAAAATCAGCTTCATTTTACTTTCGTCTTTAATATCACCGGTTGCGATACTTCTGACTGCAACGGCAAGCGCCTGGGTTCCTGTATTTCCTGCCATTCCGGCAATGAGTGGAATAAATACAGCCAGGATCGCCACCTGTTCAAGGGTGTCTTCAAAACGGCCAATAAGATTAGCTGTCATCATTCCTAAAAATAATAAGGCAATTAGCCAGGGCAAACGTTTCCTCGCTGCACGTAACGGGGTACGGTCCCGTGAATCCATATCTGATACCCCGGCAAGCTTGGAGTAGTCATCTGAAGCCTCCTCTTCAAGAACGTCGATGATATCATCAACCGTGATAATACCAAGTAGATGGTTTTGAAAATCCACTACAGGAAGGGCAAGAAAATCGTAATCCTTCATGGTACGGGCAACATCTTCCTGGTCATCTCCGACCGATACCGATACAACCCGCTCTGACATGATGTCCTTAATTAGTACATCTTCATCAGATGTTATCAGGTCTCTCAGAGAGACAACGCCTACAAGCTTTCTATCTTCATTTATGACAAATGTATAATAGATTGTCTCTGCGCCAGGCGCTTTGTTTCTTAAGATGGCCATGGCAGATCTCACAGTGGAATGCTCAGGAATCGAGACAAACTCCGTAGTCATAATCGAACCGGCGGTGTATTCCTCGTAATGCAGGAGGTTTTTGATTTCTTCTGCCGATTCCTTATCCATGATCGTTAAGTAGCTTGCAACCTGTTCTTTATCGAGCTCATTCAGCACGTCAACCGCATCATCGGTATACATGTGAGAGAGCAGGTCAGCAGCATATTGAGGATTCATCTCTGCAAAAAGCGGTTCATAGTCTTCATCATCTGCATCGATGTTTTCCATGATTTCTCCCATTTCTTCGGGAGACAGGTACTCATATATTTTTACTCGTTGTGCAGGTTCCAGGCGGAAATAAAATTGTGCACGATCATAAGGGTGCAGATCAAAATATTCTTCCCTGAACGTATCAAAATCATTTTCTTCCAGTAAACTTATCAGCAGCTCTTCATCAAATACTTTTTGTTCATTATCCATTTGCTGTTCAGCCATTTTATCTACACTCCTTTCCATCCAAACATAATCATAGCAGGAGTTTGCTTATTTTTCACCGCATATGGTGGTAAACTGTATGAAAAGTGTCCATTTGCCTGATCAGATGATTTCATTGATGGTCTTTTCAGGTTCACCGTTATGAATTTTAATTGGAGGCTGTAAGATGAAAATTGATATTATTGGAGATATTCACGGTTGCAGGGAAGAATGGATCCAGTTAACAAAGGAGCTGGGTTACGACTGGTCCAGCGGTCTTCCTGTTCATCCAGAAAATAGAAAGCTTGCATTTGTTGGCGATCTGACAGACAGGGGGCCTGACTCACTTGGTGTCATCCGGGATGTATCTGGAATTGTGGAACACCTTGGCGGTTATTACGTACCCGGAAATCACTGCAATAAGCTTTACCGTTATTTCTCAGGAAATAATGTGAAAATTGTTCACGGTTTGGAGACAACAGTAGAGGAATTAAATCAACTCAATCCTGAAGATTATGCAGACATAAAAAACAAATTTATGTCCCTTTACGAAAATGCACCTCTTTATCATATAATTGATCGAAAAAAGCTCGTGATCGCTCATGCCGGGATCAGGGAGCATGATATCGGACAATCGAATAAACGGATCGCGACCTTTGTGTTATATGGGGATATCACGGGTGAGAAAAACGAAAAAGGCATGCCAGTCAGACGCGACTGGGCAAAGCATTATAAAGGCAGCTCATTTGTTGTATATGGTCATACTCCTGTTCATTCACCACGATTCAAAAACAAAACGGTGAACATTGATACCGGTTGTGTATTCGGCAATAAACTTACTGCATTAAGGTATCCGGAGATGGACATTGTTTCAGTTCCGTCCTCCATGCCTTACGTGCCTGAAAAGTTCAGAGATGAAGAGTTTGAAGAATAAAGTCATAAAGCTGCTTCTTTAGGGTTTGCTGAGCTGAAAAAAATTAAAACAGTCCTGATGAAACGTTACAACGTTTCATCAGGACTGTTTATTTTTGATAAAACCTGCTGCATGTCAGAAGGAACAGGAACAAGTATCTGAAGGTTTTCTCCAGTCACAGGGTGTTCAAATGCCACTGATCGGCAGTGAAGTGACTGTCTGGAGATCTCTGTTCTGCCACCACCGTAAAGATCATCGCCTGCAAGCGGGTGCCCTAAGTAAGAAAAGTGGACACGGATTTGATGGGTCCTCCCCGTTTCAAGTCTGATAAAAAGGTGTGTGAACTGATGTCCGGTACTCTGAACCTCATAATGTGTAATCGCACGTTTTCCGGAACTGTTCACTTCCCGCTCGATAATGCTGCTGCCTTTTCTAGCAATAGGTAAATCAATGGTACCGGACATTTGGGTGATCTCACCTTCTGCAATCGCTTCATACATTCTATTAATTTTCTTTTGCTTCTGCATTTCACTCAAAAGATGATGGATATGCGAATGCTTGGCGATGAGCATGGCTCCTGAAGTATCACGATCCAGCCTCGTGACAATATGAATGCCGGAATGAATACCGTTTTTCAGGTAGTATCCGGCAAGCAGATTGGCAACCGATCCTGATGGATGCTCCCTCGAAGGGATTGTATTCATGACAGGCGGTTTATTGATTACAAGGACATAGTCATCCTCATACACAATATCCAGCGGAACCTCTTCCGGTTTAAGCTGTTCACTGATCTGCTCTACAGGAAACCAGATTTTCACATGGTCATCCTGCTTCAGTACATAACGGACCGTAACCTCGTTTTGATTGACTGTAATCAGGCCGCCATCATATTTGATTGAGGTGAGTGCTCTTTTTGAAACGCCTTTTCCCCCCAGAAAATCTCTCAGCAGCAGTTGATCTTCCTGCTGATGAACCGTCCATTCGAGCGAAAACTGCTTATCCATCGATAAATGAATCGTGCACCCGCTTCCAGAATGGAAACGGACGGAACCTTGCAAATCTGATTTTTTCATCAGCAACGCGATACTGAATCGACTTCACATCTTTATGTACCAGGGTAAGATGATCAATGGTAATCATGAAATCAGAACGGTTCACAGGCTTCAGCATACACGTATGATGGGCAGGCATAATGAGCGGAGATCCGACGGTTCTGAACACCCTGTTATTAATCGAAGCCATCTCTGCAAGCTGAATGGACGGTAAAGAAGGGTGAATAATCGCCCCGCCGAGCGCTTTGTTGTAGGCCGTTGAACCGGACGGCGTGGAAAGACACAAACCGTCGCCACGGAACACCTCAAAATGCTGGCCGCGAATTTCAACATCCATTACCAGTGTTCCATCCACACTTTTAACGGTTGACTCGTTTAATGCCAGATAGCGCGTTTCACGTCCACCGCTCTTATAACGGATAATCGCTTCCAGAAGTGGATACTCAATAATCTGATAAGGCGTTTTGGCGATCGCAATCACAAGCTTTTCAATATCATCAGGTACCCAGTCCGCATAAAACCCGAGATGACCCGTATGAACCCCAACAAAGGCTGTTTTGGAAAGTCGGGAGCTGTAACGGTGAAAAGCATACAAAAGGGTTCCGTCTCCACCGACAGAAATAACAATCTCAGGTTCATTTTCATCATATTCGAGGTTAAAATCTTTTAAATATGTCCTCATTTTATGCATCAGGGCATTGGATTTGGCATCCCCTTTTGATGTAATGGCAAATTTCATATATAGCGCCCCCCTTCTCTCCAGCGATTCTGATCATGTTTTCGAATGGATTTTTCATTGCTGTCATCCTTCTTTTTCTGAAAAAACGCCTGAGCCTCCTGAATTTCCTCTCTGATCTCAGACATTTCCTCATCAAGACGGAAAGCGGCTTCCGCTGCGCGCTGAAGACGGTTCTGAATATCTTCCGGGAATTGTCCCTGATACTTATAATTCAGTGAATGTTCTATCGTTGCCCAGAAATTCATCGCAAGCGTTCTGATCTGAATCTCTGCAAGAATCTTCTTTTCACCATTAATGGTCTGAACCGGATATTCAATCACCACATGATAGGAACGGTATCCGCTTATTTTTTTGTTTGAAATATAATCTTTTTCTTCCACAATGACAAAATCTTTTCTCAGCCTGAGCAGCTTCACAACACGTTCAATATCATCAACGAACTGACACATCATTCTGACGCCGGCAATATCCTGCATCTCTTCCGCAATGCGGTCCATTCTGATATTCTTCTCACGGGCTTTATCTTTAATACTTGCTACAGGCTTTACTCTTCCTGTCACAAACTCTATTGGAGAATGGGTTTGCTCCAGTTGAAACTGGTTTCTCATCCCTTTTAATTTGATCTTAAGTTCATCAACGGCCTGTTTGTATGGTTCTAAAAAAGCCTCCCAATTCTTCATCCGCATCACCTCTTCAATTTGTATGCTGCAGAATTATTCCTCCACTTTCTTTTCAAGAAAAATGTCCTCAACCTGTTTGACCATTTCTTCTCCATAGTTACTGTTACCCTCAATATTGGAAATTAAATACTCAATTTCTTCCTCAAGATCCTTTAATTCAAGCTTTTGCCCTTGAAGAGAAACGTATACCGGATGGACACTGAGGGAACGTTTGAGATCCGTCCATAGAAAATCGGGGATGTATAGATATGTATAATGAGCTGAATTTTCTTCATCAGCCAGGTAAACAAAGGCCCTTTCATCTGAATCAACGATCATTTTCCCTGCTGGTGACAGCGCATCAAATGTATCATTTGATTCTCCCGTAAGAATACATTCATTTTCTTTTAACTCAAGGCTTGTAAGCCATACTTTTTTTATCATAATGACATGACTCCTTCCTGCTTATTTATTTTAGCACAGCCGGC
The nucleotide sequence above comes from Jeotgalibacillus aurantiacus. Encoded proteins:
- the spoVAC gene encoding stage V sporulation protein AC, translating into MSQQNKPLFKSETDRHDKKRPILKNCIKAFVIGGLICTIGQLITVLLIIYFPFTEQTAGNPTVSIMVFLSMLLTGFGLYNKLGQFAGAGSAVPVTGFGNAVVSAAIEHRSEGLVLGVGGNIFKLAGSVIVFGVVSAFFLALIKTLLIQWGFIS
- a CDS encoding YjcZ family sporulation protein; this translates as MGYGYGYGGCGYGYGGGYSTFILIVVLFILLIIVGASFV
- a CDS encoding YjcG family protein, giving the protein MKFGIAVFPSKKLQDLANSYRKRYDPHYSLIPPHLTLKNPFEASEEEINEIAQKLSETAKKTRPFTLRAYKISSFQPVNNVIYFKVDATPELLQLHEELHTEDLGGKPEYAFVPHITIAQKLSNDEHSDVYGSLRMAGVDHEETVDRFHLLYQLENGSWTVYETYRLGGAEV
- a CDS encoding alpha/beta hydrolase yields the protein MANTGTVNEHTIYSEALQEEISFLVYLPSNYSPLYKYTVVVAQDGKDYFQLGRVPRLLDRLQAEEKIENMIFIGVPYQNVKDRYEKYHPEGTQHEAYIRFLARELTPYIDEHFPTYQMGLGRALIGDSLAGTVSFMTALKYPNTFGRVIMQSPLVNNQVLEAASDFKDKHLINFYHIIGKQETSVKTTRGSEEDFLTPNRKLHELMSEKGCTVFYDEFDGGHTWKYWQPDLERVMEVMFRKTNY
- the fabI gene encoding enoyl-ACP reductase FabI; protein product: MSLSLKGKTIVVMGVANKRSIAWGIAKSLDQAGANLIFTYAGERFEKPVRDLVSTLEGNHELILPCDITNDEEIKECFNIIKEKAGVIHGFAHCIAFAEKEDLQGEYLSTNRDNFLLAHNISSYSLTAVAKEARPLMTEGGSIVTLTYLGGERILPNYNVMGVAKASLEASVRYLAGDLGKDQIRVNSISAGPIRTLSAKGISDFNSILKEIEEKAPLRRNTTPEEVGDTAAFLFSDYSRGLTGENLHVDSGYHIVG
- the spoVAD gene encoding stage V sporulation protein AD: MTKTWIFTSKPAILSAGISAGPFEKESPFAQYFDYFSDDLYDEEKSFEKAQRSLIEKSIKVTLEKGLTAESDVDALLMGDLINQLTPSGFAARQFDIPYLGLFSACATSMQGLALSAALIDGGYCEKVLTGASSHNAAVEKQFRYPTEYGGQKPPTAQWTVTGAGVVLVGKEAGRGALAYIEKATIGRVRDINVSDPFNMGAAMSLAAADVIERHFNQSGDTVEDYDYIITGDLAEIGHGITMDILNERGVCIPEEKFLDCGRMIYGDRPEVLAGASGPACSALMIYGHFLNELKAGHIKRILSVATGALLSPLSFQQKETIPCIAHAVAITGERGGVS
- a CDS encoding sporulation protein; translated protein: MKKSLIIVMMISSILSGCVLFEEKGASHAVIHSSQEETIKQIGERLESTKELYDTVVIAADSSLLISYKVKHLYRFDMKGIEKDLEAWLKDQYPDHEITLSSDYKIFLESFQLFEKWSEKNMSEKEALSEMKKIISLKKELT
- the spoVAE gene encoding stage V sporulation protein AE; protein product: MWMMFLWAFIVGGFICVIGQIMMDAFKLTPAHTLSTLVVAGALLEAFGLYEPLIDFAGAGATVPITSFGNALLHGAMAEAEKHGIIGVMTGMFEVTSSGISAAIIFGFIGALVFKPRAK
- a CDS encoding GNAT family N-acetyltransferase, which translates into the protein MIVKVAETEQEKQHAFAVRKKVFVEEQQVPEEEEIDQFDQTATHFVLYDENLPAGAGRFRVKDGKGKIERVCILSEYRGKNAGVIVMNAMELYARERTVLSLILNAQTHAVGFYEKLGYSVTSEEFLDAGIPHVSMEKSL
- a CDS encoding spore coat CotO family protein; protein product: MDQKSQSGKPLLYVNQPDFKSVKPVMQHVYQSSADVQKPVPKKKVPLPPLEFVEKEPEHKKPFEEPVAEKKETKAKALPFFTELKPFRKMTLTEKMDYLHSFAGRRAPYSCIFTFNEGEPVNGYLHSIKGELFEIKTLSGDVSEYKKKDLQAIMIQ
- a CDS encoding stage VI sporulation protein F, with translation MNDAFFKKMENKTGVSMEKMFALANAFQNADFRDEKTVRKLIRQVSEAANKPVAKDMEDKIVQTITAKGKSIDFNTLSNMMNKK
- a CDS encoding CotY/CotZ family spore coat protein, with the translated sequence MGCCGKNNDVAGERFDRNCVCEVVRAIKDIQDNAVDVECQPCLTNCFLEPLGDLVAPSRRRRADTRVFVLKTKDGSPFHAFYRDGDRYDHDCISVFFRVESIFDGCCATLRVLEPKDKEGKEVDLLNECGTKIKLGKLCKVYDFESTDSCITVDLSCFCAVQCIKDVYLGICD